AAGCCTTTCTATGGGATACAGAAACAAAAATGCTCGCGGTACGTGTGACAGGTGGTGCCAAGGCGTATATCTTTCAAAGTCCATTCATTGGTACAGATATACGGATGACAATAGGCAGTGTCGATGTATGGGACATTGGTAGCGCCCGAAAGGAAGCCAGACGGCTTCAATCACTCATTGATCAGGGAATAGATCCCCGTCTGGCGAAAGCCAATAGCCTTCGTGAAGCGAACGTTGTACGAAAAAAGCAGCAGCATTTGGATGTAACTGTTGCTGAAGCCTGGGCAACCTATATCAACTGTCGCAAGCCCAGCTGGAGTGCGCGGCACCTGCTCGACCACCAAAACATATCTCGCCTCTGCGGAAGCGAGCGTGCGCGAGGACAGGGATCGAAACAAGCAGGCCCTCTCGCCGCCCTGATGACCCTCAAGCTTTCCGCTGTTACACCAGAGGTTGTATCGGCATGGATGCAAAAAGAGAACACCCAACGTCCTACTTACGCTGCCCTAGCCTATCGTTTGTTGCGCGCTTTCGTACGATGGGCAGCAGAGGAAAATGAATTCAAGGCGGCAGTTGATGTTAACGCTGTGGGCGCAAGAGTTACTAGAAATAATGTAAGGAGCGTGAAACCGAAGGATGGAGACTGCCTGCAGCGCGAACAGCTAGCGCTCTGGTTTAAAGCGGTTCGGGAACTAGGTAACCCTGTACAAGCTGCCTATCTGCAAGCATTATTGCTCACAGGAGCCCGCCGTGAAGAATTAGCGTCTCTTAAGTGGGAGCAAGTAGACTTTAAATGGAATTCAATTGCTATACGTGACAAGGTAGAGGGCGAGCGTATAATTCCTTTAACGCCCTTTGTTTCCAACTTGCTGATGAGCCTTCCCCGCCGTAGCGAATGGGTTTTTTCAAGCCCTTCGGCCAAATCTGGCCGAATTCAAGAACCCCGCATTGCCCATAACCGTGCACTGAATTCCGCAGGCCTGCCCCATCTCTCGTTACATGGTCTGCGCCGCTCATTCGGC
The window above is part of the Nitrosospira sp. Is2 genome. Proteins encoded here:
- a CDS encoding integrase family protein, with the translated sequence MIWYKFTYTITYTGIGNVAREKLTPNRISGFALPAGTKQAFLWDTETKMLAVRVTGGAKAYIFQSPFIGTDIRMTIGSVDVWDIGSARKEARRLQSLIDQGIDPRLAKANSLREANVVRKKQQHLDVTVAEAWATYINCRKPSWSARHLLDHQNISRLCGSERARGQGSKQAGPLAALMTLKLSAVTPEVVSAWMQKENTQRPTYAALAYRLLRAFVRWAAEENEFKAAVDVNAVGARVTRNNVRSVKPKDGDCLQREQLALWFKAVRELGNPVQAAYLQALLLTGARREELASLKWEQVDFKWNSIAIRDKVEGERIIPLTPFVSNLLMSLPRRSEWVFSSPSAKSGRIQEPRIAHNRALNSAGLPHLSLHGLRRSFGTLAEWIECPAGVIAQIMGHAPSAIAEKHYRRRPLDLLRVWHSRIEAWIVKEAGFPETTDVTHRINLVRAV